A single genomic interval of uncultured Sphaerochaeta sp. harbors:
- a CDS encoding cyclase family protein, whose protein sequence is MIPVSVVGIRFDQFPPSVHSKFSFTEKQLSAITIKLRKQTRSDAVILLSTCDRVEVWCENPQIDCKEPFLRALSLPVLIWAEHTYSIFGEEAIEHLFTLACGLLSPLFGEDQIISQIHTSLLRSRIHGCASPRMEYLFREAITTAKAVQSKVNLQVPDESLAEAVLMLLEKREEEKKVMIIGSSALSRLVAKVLSGNGYQVSMTFRDLEKADLLLPRGVKALAYEERFDHFPAYSVVISATKGMEYTVDLDSPDGPGLFIDLAPVRDINPILSERKGVEVLTVEDFSVSLPRKEAATAEASTIVSERLGKAVHYLTSRHQVEVVQRMAGQAANDLVYRLNSLLASHKLDLDFRKDLYETARKAFSHQLYQERKRETAIGRYDLSICLESGHALYEGDPDTILEPLHTIESEGWNLTRISLGSHSGTHMDSPSHLLKGGKTLDTYPLSRFFATAYVMDCRNLEIIDPEDIPELDPSCDAVLFCTGGRAQLSVAAVNCLLARGIRLFGFDTPNCDRSGDLSFPVHHAIFAQDALIIENLVKLDKVVSKVVQLTCLPLSFKNADGAPTRVIATVR, encoded by the coding sequence GTGATACCTGTATCAGTAGTTGGGATCCGTTTTGATCAGTTCCCTCCTTCAGTCCATTCGAAATTCTCATTCACTGAAAAACAGCTTAGTGCCATAACCATTAAACTGCGTAAGCAAACCCGTAGTGATGCGGTTATCCTGCTTTCCACCTGTGACCGTGTGGAAGTGTGGTGTGAGAACCCACAGATTGATTGCAAGGAGCCGTTCCTCAGGGCACTCTCTCTTCCTGTGCTCATATGGGCCGAGCATACCTACAGCATCTTCGGTGAGGAGGCAATCGAGCATCTGTTCACTTTGGCATGTGGCCTGCTTAGCCCTCTTTTTGGTGAGGACCAGATTATCAGCCAGATACACACAAGCCTTTTGAGAAGTCGAATCCATGGTTGTGCTTCACCGAGGATGGAGTATCTCTTCAGGGAAGCGATAACCACGGCAAAAGCAGTTCAATCGAAGGTTAACCTGCAGGTTCCTGATGAGTCCCTGGCTGAGGCAGTGCTTATGCTTCTTGAGAAGCGGGAAGAGGAAAAGAAGGTGATGATTATCGGCAGTAGTGCCCTCTCTCGTCTCGTGGCAAAGGTCCTCTCGGGGAATGGATACCAGGTAAGTATGACATTCCGTGATCTTGAGAAAGCAGATCTTTTGCTGCCAAGGGGAGTGAAGGCACTCGCCTATGAGGAGCGTTTTGATCATTTTCCCGCATACAGTGTGGTAATCAGTGCAACGAAGGGGATGGAGTACACCGTTGATCTCGACAGCCCCGATGGCCCCGGGCTGTTTATTGACCTTGCTCCGGTGAGAGATATCAACCCAATCCTTTCTGAGAGGAAGGGGGTAGAGGTGCTCACGGTGGAAGACTTTTCTGTCTCTCTGCCCCGTAAGGAAGCGGCTACTGCCGAAGCAAGCACCATAGTCTCTGAGCGTCTGGGAAAGGCTGTACATTATCTGACCTCCCGCCATCAGGTGGAGGTAGTGCAACGTATGGCAGGCCAGGCTGCAAACGACTTGGTCTATCGTCTCAATAGCTTGCTGGCTTCACACAAACTGGACCTTGATTTCCGCAAGGATCTCTATGAGACCGCCAGGAAGGCATTCAGTCATCAACTCTACCAGGAGAGAAAGAGGGAAACTGCCATAGGACGGTACGACCTTTCCATATGCTTGGAAAGTGGCCATGCGCTTTATGAGGGGGACCCTGATACCATTCTCGAACCATTGCATACCATCGAGAGCGAGGGGTGGAACCTGACCAGGATCTCACTTGGTTCTCATTCGGGTACCCATATGGACAGTCCATCTCATCTGTTGAAGGGAGGAAAAACACTCGACACCTATCCGCTCTCCAGGTTCTTTGCCACTGCCTATGTGATGGATTGCAGGAATCTTGAAATAATTGACCCAGAAGATATTCCTGAACTCGATCCTTCCTGTGATGCTGTCCTGTTCTGTACGGGAGGGAGGGCACAACTGAGTGTGGCCGCAGTAAACTGTCTGCTTGCAAGGGGAATTCGTTTATTTGGGTTTGATACCCCAAACTGTGACCGCAGCGGAGATCTTTCATTTCCAGTCCATCATGCTATCTTTGCTCAGGATGCCCTGATCATCGAGAACTTGGTCAAACTGGATAAGGTAGTTTCCAAGGTGGTACAGCTTACCTGTCTCCCGCTCTCATTCAAGAATGCTGACGGTGCCCCCACTCGGGTCATAGCTACTGTGAGGTAG
- a CDS encoding DNA glycosylase, which yields MNDTLINLEATLFCGQTFAWTKEGSTYEAVLGGRHIMFEEADFPTLVAEDALFSHYFDMEWGYDEAERELSALDPHLSTLISRYRSIHILNQDPWEVLVSFLLSQNNNIKRIRGMYRTLSRTYGTEVSPGVFAFPRPEQLEEVSESAFRALGMGFRAPYLISAISHADLLESIESLDYLSAKELLKSIRGVGEKVASCILLFGYHHMEAFPLDTWMLKVMKRHYPTKDETFFAPYAALAQQYLFHGERLGGKQ from the coding sequence ATGAATGATACCCTGATCAATCTCGAGGCTACGTTGTTTTGTGGGCAAACATTTGCTTGGACCAAGGAAGGCTCAACCTATGAAGCGGTGCTGGGAGGGCGTCATATCATGTTTGAGGAAGCTGACTTCCCCACATTGGTGGCAGAGGATGCCCTCTTCTCTCATTACTTCGATATGGAGTGGGGGTATGATGAGGCTGAGCGTGAACTCAGCGCTCTTGACCCCCATCTCTCTACGCTCATCAGTCGGTATCGGAGTATTCACATACTCAACCAAGATCCATGGGAAGTGTTGGTCAGTTTTCTTCTCAGTCAGAACAACAATATCAAGCGGATTCGTGGCATGTATCGAACCCTTTCGAGAACCTATGGGACTGAGGTTTCCCCCGGTGTATTTGCCTTTCCCCGGCCAGAGCAGCTTGAGGAGGTGAGTGAGTCAGCGTTTAGGGCACTAGGCATGGGGTTCAGGGCTCCCTACCTTATCAGCGCCATCTCCCATGCTGATCTGCTTGAATCAATCGAATCCCTGGACTACCTGTCTGCAAAAGAGTTGCTCAAGAGCATCAGGGGAGTAGGAGAAAAGGTTGCCTCTTGTATTTTGCTGTTTGGGTATCATCATATGGAAGCATTCCCTCTCGATACCTGGATGCTGAAGGTGATGAAGCGTCATTATCCCACAAAAGATGAAACATTCTTTGCACCGTACGCTGCACTTGCTCAGCAGTACCTGTTCCATGGAGAGCGTCTAGGAGGTAAGCAGTGA
- the cysK gene encoding cysteine synthase A encodes MSGHIYQDITEKIGRTPLVKIHRLHDGDATVLAKLESFNPLSSVKDRVALSMIEGAEQRGLLSADSVIIEPTSGNTGVGLAYVAAVKGYRLIITMPETMSIERRKLLSALGAELVLTEGALGMKGSIAKAEELAKQIPHAFIPSQFDNPDNPAVHYRTTGVEIWEDTAHNVDLFVAGVGTGGTISGVGKYLKEQNPQVKIVAVEPSTSPVLSEGYGGPHKIQGIGAGFVPGNLDRSVIDEIVTVEDAKAGKTARSLAKQEGLLVGISSGAAMHVALQYAADPAWKGKTIVVLLPDSGERYLSTWLFEED; translated from the coding sequence ATGAGTGGACATATTTACCAGGACATCACAGAGAAGATTGGCAGAACACCCTTGGTTAAGATTCATCGACTTCATGATGGTGATGCGACTGTGCTTGCCAAACTTGAGAGCTTCAACCCTCTCTCCAGTGTGAAGGATAGAGTGGCATTGTCCATGATTGAGGGTGCCGAGCAACGTGGCCTGCTTTCAGCTGATTCGGTCATCATCGAGCCTACCAGTGGGAACACCGGGGTTGGATTGGCCTACGTTGCAGCGGTAAAGGGCTATCGCTTGATTATCACTATGCCTGAGACGATGAGTATTGAAAGAAGGAAGCTTCTCTCTGCTTTGGGGGCTGAATTGGTCCTGACCGAAGGGGCCTTAGGCATGAAAGGATCAATTGCAAAGGCTGAGGAGCTTGCCAAGCAGATTCCTCATGCATTCATTCCCAGTCAGTTTGATAATCCCGATAATCCAGCTGTCCACTATCGTACAACTGGTGTGGAGATATGGGAGGACACCGCACATAATGTCGACCTGTTTGTTGCAGGAGTCGGTACCGGTGGAACCATCAGTGGAGTAGGCAAGTATCTCAAGGAACAAAATCCCCAAGTAAAGATAGTTGCTGTAGAACCTTCAACCAGCCCAGTGCTGAGTGAAGGATATGGTGGTCCTCACAAGATCCAGGGAATCGGAGCTGGGTTTGTCCCCGGCAATCTCGATCGTTCAGTAATCGATGAGATAGTGACCGTTGAGGATGCAAAGGCAGGAAAGACTGCACGATCTCTTGCAAAGCAGGAGGGACTGTTGGTTGGTATTTCCAGTGGGGCGGCAATGCATGTCGCGCTCCAGTACGCTGCAGATCCTGCTTGGAAGGGTAAGACCATCGTTGTCCTGCTTCCTGATTCTGGAGAACGGTATTTATCTACCTGGTTGTTCGAAGAAGACTAG
- a CDS encoding Rrf2 family transcriptional regulator — protein MKISTRGRYGLRLLVDLAEHQNEGPVALSHVAHRQELSEKYLQQVALLLTRGGFLISIKGAGGGYQLKDNPEKIFIYDVLDLLEGNITFEETSQGQESAIERVIRLHFYQKLDQEVRKVFENVTLAEVTRAEWFTYMI, from the coding sequence ATGAAGATTTCCACACGCGGTCGTTACGGCCTGAGATTGCTTGTAGATCTGGCTGAGCACCAGAATGAGGGTCCAGTGGCACTCTCACATGTTGCACACCGACAGGAGCTCAGTGAGAAATACTTGCAGCAAGTTGCACTACTTCTTACCCGTGGTGGATTCTTAATCTCCATCAAGGGAGCTGGTGGGGGATACCAGCTCAAGGACAACCCGGAGAAGATTTTCATCTATGATGTGCTCGATCTCCTGGAAGGCAATATTACCTTTGAGGAGACATCACAAGGACAGGAATCAGCCATTGAGCGGGTGATCCGATTACACTTCTACCAAAAATTGGACCAGGAAGTACGCAAGGTGTTTGAAAACGTCACTTTAGCTGAGGTGACCAGGGCGGAGTGGTTTACCTACATGATCTGA
- a CDS encoding Rrf2 family transcriptional regulator — MKLSTKGRYSLQTMVYLATCKENCSIRSISEATGISSGYLEQLMIPLRRAKLVVAERGVQGGYRIAHNGITCHDVLNASEGDFHPVPCKDCSRTEACKTHQIWALLQNAVVTYAKQVLIEDLASHLVEHEVGGGI; from the coding sequence ATGAAATTATCGACAAAAGGTAGGTACTCGTTGCAGACCATGGTCTATCTGGCCACCTGCAAGGAGAATTGCAGTATACGCTCAATCAGTGAAGCGACAGGTATCAGCAGTGGGTATCTGGAGCAATTGATGATTCCTCTCAGACGTGCAAAGCTTGTGGTTGCTGAGCGTGGGGTGCAGGGAGGATATCGTATTGCTCATAATGGAATTACTTGTCATGATGTGCTGAATGCAAGTGAAGGTGACTTTCATCCGGTTCCTTGTAAGGATTGCAGTCGAACAGAAGCCTGCAAGACGCACCAGATCTGGGCGTTGTTGCAGAATGCAGTGGTTACCTATGCAAAGCAGGTTTTGATTGAGGACCTAGCCTCACACTTGGTTGAACATGAGGTGGGGGGAGGAATATGA
- a CDS encoding AbrB family transcriptional regulator, producing the protein MNLLPLLILHGVGATGALVLRRLRIPAGTLIGALVAVMILNSFQSTPTTYPEDLRVFVQIFSGLVIGTRFTRGDIKTLKTMVFPIIILVVVLLSTNLLFAFIMEHFTSLSFMTSFFACAPGGVSDLALVATDFGAVMEHVALLQLFRLVSVIIVFPPMIRAMLKIDDRSSPAQASTRVGSSRSVSPTWFLATIACALTGGLLFNAAAIPAGAILGSIVGVALLNLVSDKATYPRILKMLVQIAAGSYIGSRITVQTLFEIKVLLLPALILTIELFFMAFVTAAILHKVCSLDWATSLFSSTPGGIQEMGLISDELGLETPKIVLMHTFRILAVLGVLPLIAGLFGGI; encoded by the coding sequence ATGAATTTACTTCCATTACTCATATTGCATGGTGTCGGGGCTACAGGGGCACTGGTTTTACGGCGGTTGCGAATACCTGCAGGGACCTTGATTGGAGCCCTTGTTGCGGTGATGATCCTCAACAGTTTTCAGTCCACTCCCACTACATATCCTGAAGATCTTCGTGTATTTGTCCAGATCTTCAGTGGTTTGGTGATCGGGACCCGTTTCACCCGTGGTGATATCAAAACGCTGAAAACCATGGTATTCCCGATCATCATCCTGGTGGTGGTACTACTCTCGACCAACCTCCTCTTTGCCTTCATCATGGAACATTTCACCAGCTTGAGTTTTATGACAAGTTTCTTTGCGTGTGCTCCTGGAGGAGTATCGGATTTGGCTCTGGTAGCTACTGATTTCGGGGCAGTAATGGAACATGTTGCACTTTTGCAGCTCTTCCGCTTGGTCTCCGTGATCATAGTATTCCCCCCAATGATCAGGGCAATGCTCAAGATCGATGACCGCTCTTCCCCAGCACAAGCGTCAACACGAGTTGGCTCATCCAGGTCGGTCTCTCCTACTTGGTTCCTTGCCACTATCGCTTGTGCATTGACCGGTGGGTTGCTTTTCAATGCTGCAGCAATCCCTGCAGGAGCAATCCTTGGTTCCATCGTAGGGGTTGCACTGCTTAACCTTGTCAGCGACAAGGCAACCTATCCAAGAATACTGAAAATGTTGGTGCAAATAGCGGCAGGATCCTATATAGGCAGCAGAATCACTGTGCAGACCCTTTTTGAGATCAAGGTGTTGTTGCTCCCTGCACTCATCCTGACCATTGAACTCTTTTTCATGGCATTTGTCACAGCGGCAATCCTGCACAAGGTCTGTTCACTGGACTGGGCAACCAGTCTCTTCTCATCCACCCCTGGAGGAATCCAAGAGATGGGGTTGATCAGTGACGAATTGGGACTGGAAACCCCCAAAATCGTCCTGATGCATACATTTCGCATCCTGGCGGTCCTGGGGGTACTTCCCTTGATAGCCGGTCTTTTTGGTGGTATCTAA
- a CDS encoding DUF1846 domain-containing protein, whose protein sequence is MGVIGFDNEKYLEEQRHYILERVKQSDGKLYLECGGKLLFDYHASRVLPGFDPNVKMRVFQSLKEQIDVIICIHSGDIERRKMRSDFGITYDTDVFKMIDDFSKWGLKVTRVVITRFDEEPGSVHFKNILEQRGITVYTHRATHGYPNNVDLIVSDEGYGANPYIETDRPVVIVTGPGPGSGKLGTCLSQMYHDYKAGRHSGYSKFETFPIWNLPIDHPVNIAYESATADIGDKNLIDHFHASAYNQITVNYSRDLEAYPLLNRILSKITGEDCLYKSPTDMGVNRCGFGIINDEVVRKAGEQEIIRRYYRAACEYVQGIGTKDTVERSLSIMDGAKLSSENRSVVPAAKQALERGIERNKGINGIVCAAAIELPDGRIVTGCNSPFLHASSALILNAVKVLADIDHEIDLIPPAIVQSVTAMKRDVLKGRGVSLNLDEVLICLAMSCAISEDAKRASEVLPLLNGCEVHMTHIPSSGDSSGLRKLVLNVTSEPRFPTSSMYNPA, encoded by the coding sequence GTGGGAGTAATTGGATTTGACAATGAGAAGTATCTGGAGGAGCAACGTCACTATATCCTCGAGCGAGTGAAGCAGAGTGATGGCAAGCTCTATCTGGAATGTGGAGGCAAGCTCTTGTTTGACTACCACGCCTCACGCGTACTTCCCGGTTTCGACCCGAATGTGAAGATGCGTGTATTTCAGTCACTCAAGGAACAGATTGATGTCATCATCTGTATCCATAGTGGTGATATAGAACGACGCAAAATGCGGAGTGATTTCGGTATCACCTATGATACGGATGTATTCAAGATGATTGACGACTTCTCAAAGTGGGGGTTGAAGGTCACCCGTGTGGTAATAACCAGATTTGATGAGGAACCAGGCTCAGTCCACTTCAAGAATATTCTTGAGCAACGTGGCATTACCGTCTATACCCATCGTGCAACACACGGATACCCGAACAATGTAGACCTGATTGTCAGTGACGAAGGATATGGTGCAAACCCGTACATTGAAACCGACCGACCAGTCGTTATCGTGACCGGTCCTGGTCCGGGGTCCGGAAAGCTTGGTACCTGCCTCTCACAGATGTATCACGACTATAAGGCTGGACGGCATAGTGGATACTCAAAGTTCGAGACGTTCCCGATCTGGAACCTGCCCATTGATCATCCGGTGAATATTGCTTATGAGAGTGCAACCGCTGATATCGGGGACAAGAACCTGATCGACCACTTTCATGCAAGTGCCTATAACCAGATTACGGTCAATTATTCCAGGGATCTGGAAGCATATCCTCTTCTCAACCGGATCTTGAGCAAGATTACCGGCGAGGATTGTCTTTACAAGAGTCCCACCGATATGGGAGTCAATCGATGTGGATTTGGTATCATCAATGATGAGGTTGTCAGGAAAGCTGGTGAACAGGAGATTATCAGACGTTACTATCGAGCAGCCTGTGAATATGTCCAGGGTATCGGCACCAAGGATACCGTCGAGCGAAGCCTGTCAATCATGGATGGTGCGAAGCTTTCCAGTGAAAACCGCAGTGTTGTCCCTGCAGCCAAGCAAGCCCTCGAGCGAGGCATTGAGCGGAATAAGGGCATAAATGGAATTGTATGTGCAGCAGCAATTGAGTTGCCTGATGGGCGGATCGTCACCGGGTGCAATTCACCATTCCTGCACGCTTCCTCTGCCTTGATCCTCAACGCAGTGAAGGTGCTTGCGGATATAGATCACGAAATCGACCTCATTCCTCCAGCAATCGTACAGTCAGTGACAGCGATGAAGCGTGATGTGCTCAAGGGCAGGGGTGTAAGCCTGAATCTTGATGAGGTGCTCATCTGTCTGGCTATGAGTTGCGCGATCAGCGAAGATGCCAAGAGAGCGAGTGAGGTTCTCCCACTTCTCAATGGATGTGAAGTGCATATGACCCATATCCCCAGCAGTGGAGACTCCTCAGGGTTGAGAAAACTGGTACTCAATGTTACCAGTGAACCAAGGTTCCCCACCTCTTCCATGTATAACCCAGCTTAG
- a CDS encoding DJ-1 family glyoxalase III, whose product MIPSVLVILAEGFEEVEAITPIDLLRRSGAKVTVASLDTLAVKGAHGIVVHADTTLASCKKKPFDCVVLPGGGQGSKNLAASFEVLEKVIETAQSGVVAAICAAPAVVLGKTGLLDGKRVTGYPGTEENCPGLVLENESFIVDGSLVTGQGPGAAMPFSLALIGVLFDQRTQEAITEQLKYKG is encoded by the coding sequence ATGATTCCCTCAGTTTTGGTAATCCTTGCAGAAGGTTTTGAGGAAGTCGAGGCTATCACGCCGATTGATCTACTTAGGCGAAGTGGGGCAAAAGTCACTGTGGCTTCACTTGATACACTTGCCGTGAAGGGTGCCCATGGCATTGTAGTTCATGCCGATACCACTCTGGCATCCTGTAAGAAGAAGCCATTCGATTGTGTGGTCCTTCCAGGGGGAGGGCAAGGGTCGAAAAATCTTGCTGCATCTTTCGAGGTTTTGGAGAAGGTTATTGAGACGGCCCAGAGCGGGGTGGTCGCCGCCATTTGTGCTGCTCCAGCAGTTGTCCTTGGCAAGACCGGCTTGTTGGATGGAAAACGGGTGACAGGATATCCAGGGACAGAGGAGAACTGTCCTGGATTGGTTCTAGAGAATGAGTCGTTTATTGTGGACGGATCATTGGTTACCGGACAAGGACCTGGGGCTGCCATGCCGTTCTCTTTGGCGCTTATCGGTGTATTGTTTGACCAACGGACGCAAGAAGCTATAACAGAACAACTGAAGTACAAGGGGTAA
- a CDS encoding 3-deoxy-7-phosphoheptulonate synthase: MANVDIRIKQVEPLATPQQVVSLLPVDERTAESIRRSRQTVNDIIQGRDQRLLAIIGPCSLHDPKAALEYARKLKKLASEIENEMFVVMRTYFEKPRTVGGWKGLILDPKMDGSYDIGGGIMAARSLLLDIVKMGLPVGCEVLDPIIPQYIDELMSWSSIGARTTESQIHRNLASGLSVAVGFKNSTSGDLFNAINAIKSAHQPASFIGMDASGASAIFRTTGNDCCHLILRGGDQSPNYYEDDVENARVFMQKEGVNPSIIIDCSHANSRKHYERQKRVLRSLIDQVSWGEKAIRGFMLESNLEQGCQKIPEDLSTLKYGVSVTDACIGWDETERIVHHACDLLRKARSEGGIIQPL, encoded by the coding sequence ATGGCAAACGTAGATATCAGAATTAAGCAGGTTGAACCACTTGCTACACCGCAGCAGGTTGTCTCCCTGCTGCCGGTTGATGAAAGAACCGCAGAATCCATACGTCGAAGCCGTCAGACGGTCAACGATATCATCCAAGGAAGGGACCAACGATTGCTTGCAATCATCGGTCCCTGTTCTCTGCATGACCCCAAGGCAGCACTCGAATACGCACGAAAGCTCAAGAAGCTTGCAAGCGAAATAGAGAATGAGATGTTTGTGGTAATGCGTACCTACTTTGAGAAGCCAAGGACCGTAGGTGGTTGGAAGGGCTTGATCCTCGATCCAAAAATGGATGGGTCCTATGATATCGGTGGTGGTATCATGGCTGCCCGCTCCCTCCTGCTGGACATCGTGAAGATGGGACTGCCGGTAGGATGCGAGGTCCTTGACCCCATTATTCCCCAGTACATCGACGAGTTGATGAGTTGGTCTTCAATTGGTGCTAGAACAACTGAGAGTCAGATCCACCGCAACCTTGCCAGTGGCTTGAGTGTGGCTGTTGGGTTCAAGAACAGTACCAGCGGGGACCTGTTTAATGCAATCAACGCCATCAAGAGCGCCCATCAACCGGCATCATTCATTGGTATGGATGCCTCTGGTGCCAGTGCCATCTTTAGGACCACCGGTAATGATTGTTGCCACTTGATCCTTCGTGGTGGAGACCAGAGTCCCAACTACTATGAGGATGATGTAGAGAATGCAAGGGTCTTTATGCAGAAGGAGGGGGTGAATCCCTCAATCATCATCGATTGCAGTCATGCAAACTCCAGAAAACACTATGAAAGGCAGAAAAGGGTATTGCGTTCTCTCATTGACCAGGTTTCCTGGGGTGAGAAGGCTATTCGTGGCTTTATGTTGGAAAGCAACCTGGAACAGGGGTGTCAAAAAATTCCTGAAGATCTATCTACCTTGAAATATGGCGTATCCGTAACTGATGCATGCATTGGTTGGGATGAGACTGAACGAATAGTGCACCATGCTTGCGATTTACTTCGCAAGGCTCGTAGCGAAGGCGGCATTATCCAGCCGCTGTGA
- a CDS encoding AMP-binding protein: MKKKQAEVWSLKRIKKLKREDGLTMKTVNKYTMDAVVDCTASRNGDRIALRTYREEGTEITYAQLKMMKDAISITLLEAGFSRGDKIAVMGESCPTWMVAYFGITSIGCVAVPILPDFSTKETTQILEHAGVKGVVINVKHFEKVKGYVQANDSYLVRMEDLFHIPSTIAKGLEDKTQFAAAPGKDISRRKIDEKGRKLREASLAQEDDLASLIYTSGTTGSSKGVMLTHKNLVWNADISTDVYVDLNHKSKVLSILPVSHVYEFTTGQILELMCGCEIVYLGKPPVTSILLPALKDVKPTIVMTVPLLIEKVYRSAVLPVTKGNEKIKKWMRYSFTRKLISKAIGRKLKVTFGGHMKFFGIGGAPLDREVEQFLADAKFPYAIGYGLTETAPLIAGGKPKKHYVGVIGKLVEHVDVKLADPDPETGVGEILVKGPNVMQGYYDNPELNKASFTEDGYFRTGDLGHLDKHGRLSIKGRTKTMILGSGGENIYPELIESVINNQDFVTESLVIPEQGGLAALIKIDVEAFASKMALNVNEAKDEALKYVAKIREDVNKELSAFSRLSSAELQEEPFQRTPTQKIKRFLYSRGKDDTAKEAEKG, translated from the coding sequence ATGAAGAAAAAACAAGCAGAAGTATGGTCCTTGAAGAGAATAAAAAAACTCAAGCGTGAAGATGGTCTGACTATGAAGACCGTCAACAAGTATACGATGGACGCAGTGGTTGATTGTACAGCTAGTCGTAATGGAGACAGGATTGCCTTACGTACCTACCGTGAGGAAGGCACTGAGATTACCTACGCACAGCTGAAGATGATGAAGGATGCCATTTCCATTACCCTCCTTGAGGCTGGATTCTCACGTGGGGATAAGATTGCCGTAATGGGGGAGAGTTGTCCTACCTGGATGGTTGCCTATTTCGGCATCACCTCCATCGGTTGTGTGGCAGTTCCCATCCTACCGGATTTCTCAACCAAGGAGACTACCCAGATTCTCGAACATGCTGGGGTGAAAGGTGTCGTAATAAACGTCAAGCATTTTGAAAAGGTAAAGGGATATGTCCAGGCCAATGATTCCTACTTGGTAAGAATGGAAGACTTATTTCACATCCCCTCAACCATCGCAAAGGGACTTGAGGATAAAACACAGTTTGCAGCCGCACCGGGTAAGGATATCAGCCGCAGAAAGATCGATGAGAAAGGAAGGAAGCTTCGAGAAGCCTCTCTTGCCCAGGAAGATGATCTGGCATCCCTGATCTATACCAGTGGCACCACCGGCAGCAGCAAGGGAGTGATGCTTACCCATAAGAATCTTGTTTGGAATGCTGATATATCGACTGATGTGTATGTAGATCTCAATCACAAGTCCAAGGTACTTTCAATTTTACCGGTAAGCCATGTCTATGAGTTTACCACCGGACAAATATTGGAGCTTATGTGTGGTTGTGAAATTGTATATCTGGGTAAGCCGCCGGTTACATCGATCCTGCTTCCCGCTCTCAAGGACGTAAAGCCCACAATTGTGATGACTGTTCCCCTGCTTATCGAAAAGGTATACCGAAGTGCCGTGCTTCCTGTTACCAAGGGTAACGAAAAGATCAAGAAATGGATGCGTTACTCCTTTACCCGCAAGTTGATCAGCAAGGCTATAGGTCGTAAACTGAAGGTGACCTTCGGTGGTCATATGAAGTTCTTCGGTATTGGCGGGGCTCCACTTGACCGAGAGGTAGAACAATTCCTCGCTGATGCAAAGTTTCCCTATGCCATAGGCTACGGGCTTACTGAGACCGCTCCCCTGATCGCTGGTGGGAAACCCAAGAAACATTATGTTGGGGTCATCGGTAAATTGGTTGAGCATGTCGATGTGAAGTTGGCCGATCCTGATCCGGAGACCGGAGTGGGAGAAATCTTGGTGAAGGGCCCGAATGTCATGCAGGGATACTACGACAATCCTGAGCTGAACAAGGCAAGCTTCACCGAGGATGGTTATTTCAGGACAGGCGATCTAGGGCACCTGGACAAGCATGGCCGACTCTCTATCAAGGGAAGGACAAAGACCATGATCCTGGGCAGTGGAGGGGAGAATATCTACCCAGAGCTGATCGAGTCTGTGATAAACAATCAGGATTTTGTCACTGAGTCATTGGTTATCCCAGAACAGGGTGGTCTGGCGGCGTTGATCAAGATCGACGTTGAGGCTTTTGCCAGCAAGATGGCCTTGAATGTCAATGAGGCAAAGGATGAAGCCCTGAAATATGTCGCGAAAATCAGAGAGGACGTGAACAAGGAATTGAGTGCTTTCAGCCGACTCAGCAGTGCTGAGTTGCAGGAAGAGCCATTCCAGAGAACGCCGACCCAGAAGATCAAGCGATTTCTGTACTCCAGAGGCAAGGATGATACAGCAAAGGAAGCCGAAAAGGGTTGA